A genome region from Sphaerisporangium krabiense includes the following:
- a CDS encoding MFS transporter produces MTTSIVAEDLPKARKREQRGWYWYDFANSGFQTTVITVFLGPYLTALAEKAAGRADGFVAFLGIDMRAKAYFSAVVTISVVLQIVVMPIAGALADHTGRKKELLALFAYLGAAATLGFYFVAGDAYALGGALFVTANVAFGAAMVIYNSFLPQIAGPEERDAVSSRGWGFGYLGGFLLLAVNLALYQGSGIDQGLAVRISLASAGLWWAVFTVIPMLRLRNRPVGSHDATPGAAIAGSFRQLGRTIAGLRRYPRSLLFLLAYLIYNDGVQTVISFSATYADQELGLSKDVQITAILMVQFVAFGGALLLGWLGARFGTKRTVLASLVVWTAVVGIAYFLEKGAAVQFYAIAFLIAIVLGGTQALSRSLYSLVIPPGREAEYFSLFEVSDKGSALLGSLTLTVALQVTDSYRAAILSLMIFFVLGFALLMVVNLPRAVREAGNEPPTHL; encoded by the coding sequence ATGACCACCTCCATCGTCGCCGAGGACCTCCCGAAGGCGCGCAAGCGCGAGCAGCGCGGCTGGTACTGGTACGACTTCGCCAACTCGGGCTTCCAGACCACGGTGATCACCGTCTTCCTCGGCCCGTACCTCACCGCGCTGGCCGAGAAGGCCGCGGGCCGCGCCGACGGGTTCGTCGCCTTCCTCGGCATCGACATGCGGGCCAAGGCGTACTTCTCCGCGGTCGTCACGATCTCGGTCGTGCTGCAGATCGTGGTGATGCCGATCGCGGGGGCGCTCGCCGACCACACCGGCCGCAAGAAGGAGCTGCTCGCCCTCTTCGCCTACCTGGGCGCGGCGGCGACGCTGGGCTTCTACTTCGTCGCCGGGGACGCCTACGCGCTCGGCGGCGCGCTGTTCGTGACCGCCAACGTCGCCTTCGGCGCCGCCATGGTCATCTACAACTCGTTCCTGCCGCAGATCGCCGGCCCGGAGGAGCGCGACGCGGTCTCCTCGCGCGGGTGGGGCTTCGGCTACCTCGGCGGCTTCCTGCTGCTGGCGGTCAACCTGGCCCTCTACCAGGGCAGCGGCATCGACCAGGGACTCGCGGTGCGCATCAGCCTGGCCTCGGCGGGCCTGTGGTGGGCCGTGTTCACCGTGATCCCGATGCTGCGCCTGCGCAACCGGCCGGTCGGCAGCCACGACGCCACGCCCGGCGCCGCCATCGCCGGCAGCTTCCGCCAGCTCGGCCGCACGATCGCGGGCCTGCGCCGCTACCCGCGCAGCCTGCTGTTCCTGCTGGCCTACCTGATCTACAACGACGGCGTGCAGACCGTGATCTCCTTCTCGGCGACCTACGCCGACCAGGAGCTCGGCCTGAGCAAGGACGTGCAGATCACCGCGATCCTGATGGTGCAGTTCGTCGCGTTCGGCGGGGCGCTGCTGCTCGGGTGGCTCGGCGCCCGGTTCGGCACCAAGCGGACGGTGCTGGCGAGCCTGGTGGTGTGGACGGCGGTGGTGGGGATCGCCTACTTCCTGGAGAAGGGGGCGGCCGTCCAGTTCTACGCCATCGCGTTCCTCATCGCGATCGTGCTCGGCGGCACGCAGGCGCTGTCGCGGTCGCTGTACTCGCTGGTGATCCCCCCGGGGCGCGAGGCGGAGTACTTCAGCCTGTTCGAGGTGAGCGACAAGGGGTCGGCACTGCTCGGGTCGCTGACGCTGACGGTCGCGCTGCAGGTCACCGACAGCTACCGCGCGGCGATCCTGTCACTGATGATCTTCTTCGTGCTGGGGTTCGCGCTGCTCATGGTGGTCAACCTGCCGAGGGCGGTCCGCGAGGCGGGCAACGAGCCTCCCACGCACCTCTGA
- a CDS encoding RNA polymerase-binding protein RbpA, which translates to MGERALRGTRLGATSYENDRNTDLAPRQEVPYTCPKGHHFDVPLAAEAEIPATWECRNCGATALRVDAEQPQQKKAKPPRTHWDMLLERRTIEDLEEVLNERLAILRAQRRKSA; encoded by the coding sequence ATGGGCGAGCGTGCACTTCGCGGTACCCGGCTCGGAGCCACCAGCTACGAGAACGACCGCAACACCGATCTGGCCCCGCGTCAGGAGGTGCCTTACACCTGCCCGAAGGGCCATCACTTCGACGTGCCCCTTGCCGCCGAGGCGGAGATCCCGGCGACCTGGGAGTGCCGCAACTGCGGGGCGACGGCCCTGAGAGTCGACGCGGAACAGCCGCAGCAGAAGAAGGCCAAGCCGCCGCGGACCCACTGGGACATGCTGCTGGAGCGGCGCACGATCGAAGATCTCGAAGAGGTGCTCAACGAGCGCCTGGCGATCCTTCGGGCACAGCGGCGCAAGAGCGCCTGA
- a CDS encoding glycerophosphodiester phosphodiesterase codes for MQLRYPFLDHPGPLAFAHRGGAAEGRENTMAAFSRAVEMGYSYLETDAHATADGVLLAFHDHTLDRVTDRHGRLAALPYREVRRARIGGVEEIPLLEDVLGTWPDVRVNVDVKESPAIEPLAEAIRRTNSYDRICLTSFSDVRLARARMAIGRPVCSALGPRGVARLRAAAMGSGYGRLLGGLARLGVPCAQVPLGFRGMRVTTRALVRTAHALGMQVHVWTVDSPRQMEHLLDLGVDGIMTDNISGLRDVLSARGQWHPRQPAACA; via the coding sequence GTGCAGCTCCGCTACCCGTTCCTGGACCATCCCGGCCCGCTCGCCTTCGCCCACCGGGGCGGGGCCGCCGAGGGCCGTGAGAACACCATGGCCGCCTTCTCCCGTGCGGTCGAGATGGGGTACTCCTACCTGGAGACCGACGCCCACGCCACGGCGGACGGCGTGCTGCTCGCCTTCCACGACCACACGCTCGACCGGGTCACCGACCGCCACGGCCGCCTGGCGGCGCTGCCGTACCGCGAGGTGCGGCGGGCGCGCATCGGCGGGGTCGAGGAGATCCCGTTGCTGGAGGACGTGCTCGGCACCTGGCCGGACGTCCGGGTCAACGTCGATGTGAAGGAGTCCCCGGCGATCGAGCCGCTGGCCGAGGCGATCAGGCGCACCAACTCCTACGACCGGATCTGCCTGACCTCGTTCTCCGACGTGCGACTGGCCCGGGCGCGCATGGCGATCGGCCGCCCGGTCTGCTCGGCGCTCGGCCCGCGCGGCGTCGCCCGGCTGCGCGCCGCCGCCATGGGCTCGGGGTACGGCCGCCTGCTCGGCGGCCTGGCCCGGCTCGGCGTCCCGTGCGCGCAGGTGCCGCTGGGCTTCCGGGGCATGCGGGTCACCACCCGCGCCCTGGTCCGCACGGCCCACGCCCTCGGCATGCAGGTCCACGTGTGGACGGTGGACTCCCCGCGCCAGATGGAGCACCTGCTGGACCTCGGGGTGGACGGCATCATGACCGACAACATCTCGGGGCTGAGGGACGTCCTCAGCGCCCGGGGCCAGTGGCACCCCCGGCAGCCCGCCGCCTGCGCCTGA
- the lnt gene encoding apolipoprotein N-acyltransferase: MAQRTAEKNAGDERAPELPGRPPPARALPRAVACVAGGVLLYLAFPPIGLWYLAPAGVAALTLAVHRLPARRAAWAGYLGGLAFLLPALAWVRPIGQDAWLALVAIESLCFALMAVGTALVTRLRGWPVWAATLWVVQEWVRGAFPFGGFPWVRVAFSQGHTAFTPYAALGGAPLVTFAVALCGTLLAALALRLATRRALVPAAPLLAGALAVPLLAYAVPGPGEAAAGAVRVGVIQGDVPGEGLGFLGDEPAVVLRNHADKTHELARAVRAGRVARPDIVIWPENSTDIDPYRSSYAYEVIDAAVRDIGVPVLVGAVVRTPDGLHRYTRGIVWDPRTGPGAYYDKQKLVPFGEFVPYREIIAKIVPRVGLVGLQSLPGARDGDLRMGPVTVGAVSCYEVAFDGVVRATVRAGGSPLVVQTNNATYSLTGQPSQQLAMSQLRAVEHGRAVITAATTGISAAIDPSGEIRWRAPERVPDMAVVTVPLRTGETLATRAGGLPELALCLAGLAAVAVALAGRRRRGPAPEEPDGNQPG; the protein is encoded by the coding sequence GTGGCCCAGCGAACGGCCGAGAAGAACGCCGGCGACGAGCGGGCGCCCGAGCTCCCGGGCCGCCCGCCCCCCGCGCGCGCCCTGCCGCGGGCCGTGGCCTGCGTCGCCGGGGGAGTGCTCCTTTACCTGGCCTTTCCTCCCATCGGCCTGTGGTACCTCGCGCCCGCGGGCGTCGCCGCGCTCACCCTGGCCGTCCACCGCCTCCCGGCACGCCGCGCCGCCTGGGCCGGCTACCTCGGGGGCCTGGCCTTCCTGCTTCCGGCGCTGGCCTGGGTGCGGCCCATCGGCCAGGACGCCTGGCTGGCCCTGGTCGCCATCGAGAGCCTGTGCTTCGCGCTCATGGCCGTCGGCACCGCCCTGGTCACGCGGCTGCGCGGCTGGCCGGTGTGGGCCGCCACCCTGTGGGTCGTCCAGGAATGGGTGCGCGGCGCGTTCCCCTTCGGCGGCTTCCCCTGGGTGCGGGTGGCCTTCAGCCAGGGGCACACCGCCTTCACGCCTTACGCCGCCCTCGGCGGCGCCCCGCTGGTCACCTTCGCGGTCGCGCTGTGCGGCACGCTGCTCGCGGCCCTCGCCCTGCGCCTGGCCACCCGGCGCGCGCTCGTGCCCGCCGCCCCGCTGCTCGCCGGGGCGCTGGCCGTGCCGCTGCTCGCCTACGCCGTGCCCGGTCCCGGCGAGGCGGCGGCCGGCGCCGTGCGGGTCGGGGTGATCCAGGGCGACGTGCCCGGCGAGGGCCTGGGCTTCCTCGGCGACGAGCCCGCCGTCGTGCTGCGCAACCACGCCGACAAGACCCACGAGCTCGCGCGGGCGGTGCGTGCGGGCCGGGTGGCGCGGCCCGACATCGTGATCTGGCCGGAGAACTCCACCGACATCGACCCCTACCGCAGCTCCTACGCCTACGAGGTCATCGACGCGGCCGTCCGCGACATCGGCGTCCCGGTGCTGGTCGGCGCCGTCGTCCGCACCCCCGACGGGCTGCACCGCTACACCCGCGGCATCGTCTGGGACCCGCGCACCGGCCCCGGCGCCTACTACGACAAGCAGAAGCTCGTGCCGTTCGGCGAGTTCGTGCCCTACCGCGAGATCATCGCCAAGATCGTGCCGCGCGTCGGCCTCGTCGGCCTGCAGTCGCTGCCCGGCGCCCGCGACGGCGACCTGAGGATGGGCCCGGTCACGGTGGGCGCGGTCTCGTGCTACGAGGTCGCCTTCGACGGCGTCGTGCGCGCCACCGTGCGCGCCGGCGGCAGCCCGCTCGTCGTGCAGACCAACAACGCCACCTATTCCCTGACCGGCCAGCCGTCCCAGCAGCTCGCCATGTCCCAGCTCCGGGCCGTCGAGCACGGCCGCGCGGTGATCACCGCGGCCACCACCGGCATCTCCGCCGCCATCGACCCGTCCGGCGAGATCCGCTGGCGCGCCCCCGAGCGCGTCCCGGACATGGCCGTGGTCACCGTCCCGCTGCGCACGGGGGAGACCCTCGCCACCCGCGCCGGGGGCCTGCCCGAACTGGCCCTGTGCCTCGCCGGCCTGGCCGCCGTCGCGGTCGCCCTCGCCGGCCGGCGGCGCCGCGGGCCCGCGCCGGAGGAACCGGACGGGAACCAACCGGGCTGA
- a CDS encoding FxsA family protein, with the protein MLRVALFVAFLVVPVLEIWALIQVGQVIGGWQTVGLLILDSLIGAWLVRREGRRAWRALSQAMQSGRMPDRELADGALVVAGGTLLLTPGFLTDVFGFALILPFTRPFARRALSWFLGRRVRAMAARSPYGAMFGAQGPGGPGAPASSRVVPGQVVEDEPEPPRTGGALRP; encoded by the coding sequence ATGCTGCGTGTCGCGCTGTTCGTCGCGTTCCTGGTCGTCCCGGTGCTGGAGATCTGGGCGCTCATCCAGGTCGGCCAGGTCATCGGAGGCTGGCAGACCGTCGGCCTGCTCATCCTCGACAGCCTGATCGGCGCCTGGCTGGTCCGGCGCGAGGGCCGCCGCGCGTGGCGGGCGCTGAGCCAGGCCATGCAGTCCGGGCGCATGCCCGACCGCGAGCTCGCCGACGGCGCCCTGGTGGTCGCGGGCGGCACGTTGCTGCTCACGCCGGGCTTCCTCACCGACGTGTTCGGCTTCGCCCTGATCCTGCCGTTCACCCGGCCGTTCGCGCGCCGCGCCCTGTCCTGGTTCCTCGGCCGCCGGGTGCGGGCCATGGCCGCCCGGTCGCCGTACGGCGCGATGTTCGGCGCCCAGGGCCCCGGCGGGCCGGGCGCGCCCGCGTCGTCGCGGGTCGTCCCCGGGCAGGTCGTCGAGGACGAGCCGGAGCCGCCGCGCACGGGAGGCGCGCTACGGCCGTGA